The proteins below are encoded in one region of Macrococcus armenti:
- a CDS encoding succinate dehydrogenase cytochrome b558 subunit — protein sequence MASSDKSFALRRLHSLLGVIPLGVFLIQHLVINHFAVAGPESFNKASDFMWNLPFKIALETLVIYLPILFHAIYGIFIAFTAKNNVQRYSTFRNWMFLLQRITGVIAFIFIAVHVWQTRVQAALGHHINYDMMADLFSNPITLILYVVGIVSVIFHFANGLWSFAVSWGITQSQKSQNAMAYVSLVVFIVVTFIGLRALFAFV from the coding sequence TTGGCAAGTTCAGACAAATCTTTTGCATTACGCAGGCTACATTCATTACTTGGTGTAATTCCGCTAGGTGTCTTTTTAATTCAGCATTTAGTTATTAACCACTTTGCAGTAGCAGGGCCAGAAAGCTTTAATAAAGCATCTGATTTTATGTGGAATTTACCATTTAAGATTGCTTTAGAAACTTTAGTTATTTATTTGCCGATTTTATTCCATGCAATTTATGGTATCTTTATTGCATTTACGGCGAAAAACAATGTACAACGTTATTCAACATTCCGTAACTGGATGTTCTTATTACAACGTATTACTGGCGTGATTGCATTTATCTTTATTGCAGTGCACGTATGGCAAACACGTGTACAGGCAGCGCTTGGGCACCATATCAATTATGATATGATGGCGGATTTATTCAGTAATCCAATTACGTTAATTTTATACGTAGTCGGTATTGTGAGCGTAATCTTCCACTTCGCGAATGGTTTATGGTCGTTTGCAGTGAGCTGGGGTATTACACAATCACAGAAATCTCAAAATGCAATGGCTTACGTGTCATTAGTTGTATTTATCGTCGTTACATTTATTGGTTTAAGAGCATTATTCGCATTTGTATAA
- the uvrC gene encoding excinuclease ABC subunit UvrC produces MEQYELNIKHKLSVLPTEPGCYLMKDRNDQVIYVGKAKNLRNRVRSYFTGSHDEKTTRLVMEIRNFEYIVTSTEIESLLLELTLIKKHYPRYNILLKDDKSYPFIKITNEKHPRLIVTRTVKKNSGKYFGPYPNAYAAHETKKLLDRIIPFRKCTHMPDKLCLYYHIGQCLGPCVYDVDQQEYQHYIQIVSNFLSGHDTTIVEDLKAKMSAKAQNLEFEEAKEYRDLIQHIESLMFKQKMMTSDMTTRDIFGFSVDKGWMCIQVFFIRQGNLIERKVQMIPLIDDAKSHFYNFIGQFYRLEENLLPGEVHIPLGLDMEMVRSVVDTKVLQPIRGKKREMVDLAVKNAQIALSNKFDIIERDESRTVKAIEELGNAMGIETPIRIEAFDNSNIQGVDPVAAMVTFIDGKPSKRDYRKYKIKTVTGPDDYASMREVVRRRYTRVLKEGLPLPDLIIVDGGKGHMTSVIDVLVNELALDIPVAGLKKNDKHMTSELIYGENYDIIPLNKKSQSFYLLQRIQDEVHRFAISFHRNTRRKTGLSSQLDNISGMGPKRKTMLMKHFGSVKRIKEASIEEIRAIGIPQKLAVEIHNALKTE; encoded by the coding sequence GTGGAACAGTATGAATTAAATATTAAACATAAATTATCAGTTTTACCGACAGAACCGGGCTGTTATTTAATGAAAGATAGAAATGATCAAGTCATATATGTCGGAAAGGCGAAAAACTTAAGAAACCGTGTACGTAGTTACTTTACGGGGAGTCATGATGAGAAAACAACGCGACTCGTAATGGAAATTCGTAATTTTGAATATATTGTTACGAGTACGGAAATAGAGTCGCTGCTGCTTGAACTGACGTTAATAAAGAAACACTATCCGAGATATAACATATTGCTGAAAGACGATAAAAGTTATCCGTTTATTAAGATTACGAACGAAAAGCATCCAAGGTTGATCGTTACGCGTACAGTAAAGAAAAACAGCGGGAAATATTTCGGTCCATATCCTAATGCATACGCAGCCCATGAAACGAAGAAGTTATTAGATCGTATTATTCCTTTCCGTAAGTGTACGCATATGCCGGATAAGTTATGTCTTTATTATCATATTGGACAATGTCTCGGCCCATGTGTATATGATGTTGATCAGCAGGAATATCAGCATTATATTCAAATCGTCTCTAATTTTTTAAGCGGCCATGACACAACAATCGTGGAAGATTTAAAAGCGAAGATGAGCGCTAAAGCTCAGAACCTGGAATTTGAAGAAGCGAAAGAATATCGTGACCTTATACAGCATATTGAATCATTAATGTTTAAACAGAAAATGATGACAAGTGATATGACGACGCGTGATATATTTGGCTTTAGCGTCGATAAAGGCTGGATGTGCATTCAAGTTTTCTTCATTCGACAAGGTAACTTAATTGAACGTAAAGTGCAGATGATTCCTTTAATTGATGATGCGAAAAGTCATTTTTATAACTTTATCGGCCAATTTTATAGACTAGAAGAAAATTTACTGCCTGGTGAAGTGCACATTCCACTCGGGCTTGATATGGAAATGGTACGTTCTGTTGTAGATACGAAAGTGCTACAGCCGATACGTGGTAAAAAACGTGAAATGGTTGATTTAGCAGTTAAAAATGCACAAATTGCGCTAAGTAATAAATTTGATATTATTGAGCGTGATGAATCAAGAACAGTTAAAGCTATTGAAGAATTGGGTAATGCGATGGGAATTGAAACACCAATTCGAATTGAAGCATTTGATAATTCTAATATACAGGGAGTAGATCCTGTTGCTGCGATGGTAACGTTTATAGACGGTAAACCAAGTAAACGTGATTACAGAAAGTATAAGATTAAGACGGTTACAGGACCGGATGACTATGCGAGTATGCGTGAAGTGGTGCGCCGACGTTATACACGTGTACTGAAAGAAGGATTGCCGTTACCTGACTTGATTATAGTCGATGGTGGTAAAGGGCATATGACAAGCGTCATTGACGTATTGGTGAATGAACTTGCGCTTGATATACCGGTTGCGGGTTTAAAGAAAAACGATAAACATATGACGAGCGAACTCATATATGGAGAAAATTACGACATCATTCCTTTGAACAAAAAGAGTCAGAGTTTTTATTTACTGCAACGCATTCAGGATGAAGTGCATCGATTCGCAATTAGCTTCCACCGTAATACACGTCGTAAAACAGGCCTGTCATCTCAACTTGATAATATTAGTGGCATGGGTCCGAAAAGAAAAACAATGCTAATGAAGCACTTCGGTTCGGTTAAACGAATTAAAGAAGCTTCAATCGAAGAGATTCGTGCCATTGGTATTCCACAAAAGTTGGCGGTTGAAATTCATAATGCATTAAAAACAGAATAA
- the racE gene encoding glutamate racemase gives MNQPIGVIDSGVGGLTVAKEIMRQLPNETIYYLGDEARCPYGPRSQEEVLNYTIQLAEFLIEQNIKMLVIACNTATAAALETLRNMFTIPILGVIEPGARTAIMTTNNNHVLVLGTEGTIRSHAYKQKIHMINPKINVDGISCPDFVPLVESRRYKDPVESMRVIDNTLSYYKKHKSDTVILGCTHYPLLQHYIQEYFNGEKKVISSGLETAREVSAILTFRNEHVTTPQYTKHQFFVNGDATHFKEIAQEWLKQPELQVESIHLEDI, from the coding sequence TTGAATCAACCGATAGGGGTCATTGATTCAGGGGTAGGAGGTCTGACAGTCGCTAAAGAAATTATGCGACAGCTTCCGAATGAAACGATTTATTATTTAGGTGATGAAGCGCGCTGTCCATATGGACCACGTTCACAGGAAGAAGTATTGAATTATACGATTCAACTGGCAGAATTTTTAATTGAACAAAATATAAAGATGCTTGTTATTGCTTGCAACACAGCGACTGCTGCAGCATTAGAGACGTTACGTAATATGTTCACTATTCCCATATTAGGCGTTATTGAACCCGGTGCAAGAACTGCAATTATGACAACAAACAATAATCATGTCCTTGTACTTGGAACTGAAGGGACAATTCGTTCTCACGCATATAAACAAAAAATACATATGATTAATCCAAAAATAAATGTAGATGGAATAAGCTGTCCTGATTTTGTGCCGTTAGTTGAAAGCAGACGTTATAAAGATCCGGTCGAAAGTATGCGTGTTATCGATAATACTTTATCATATTATAAAAAGCATAAAAGTGATACTGTTATATTAGGATGTACACATTATCCATTATTACAGCATTATATTCAGGAATACTTTAATGGAGAAAAGAAAGTAATTTCTTCGGGACTTGAAACTGCGAGAGAAGTGAGTGCCATTTTAACGTTCAGAAATGAACATGTGACGACACCACAATATACGAAACATCAATTTTTTGTAAATGGTGATGCAACGCATTTTAAAGAAATTGCACAAGAATGGTTGAAACAACCTGAACTACAAGTCGAATCTATACATTTGGAGGACATATGA
- a CDS encoding XTP/dITP diphosphatase, producing MKEIVIATGNKGKINDFKHIFKNHKVIGIKELIEDFDVEETGTTFEANAALKSEHACKLLNKIVISDDSGLEVDELNNAPGVYSARYSGADATDESNLDLVLQQMEGQTDRKARFVCVIAVSIPGEVTKTFRGEVEGELLTERRGNNGFGYDPIFYVPSLGKTTAELTGEEKAQISHRGKAIEKLLQSQIL from the coding sequence ATGAAAGAAATCGTAATCGCTACAGGAAATAAAGGAAAGATTAATGACTTTAAGCACATATTTAAAAATCATAAAGTCATTGGCATAAAAGAACTGATTGAAGATTTTGATGTTGAAGAAACAGGTACAACATTTGAAGCAAATGCAGCATTAAAGTCTGAGCATGCTTGTAAATTGTTAAATAAAATTGTAATTAGCGATGATTCAGGACTTGAAGTTGACGAATTAAATAATGCACCAGGTGTATACTCGGCACGTTATTCAGGAGCAGATGCAACAGATGAATCAAATCTTGACCTTGTACTTCAGCAAATGGAAGGACAGACAGACCGTAAAGCGCGTTTTGTATGTGTAATTGCAGTCAGCATTCCAGGAGAAGTAACAAAAACTTTCAGAGGTGAAGTAGAAGGCGAGCTTTTAACAGAACGTCGTGGTAATAATGGATTTGGATATGATCCAATCTTCTATGTACCAAGTCTCGGGAAAACAACTGCTGAATTAACAGGCGAAGAAAAAGCACAAATTTCACATCGTGGGAAAGCGATTGAAAAGTTATTGCAATCACAAATTTTATAA
- a CDS encoding endonuclease MutS2: MNKKALNVLEYNKIIERVDAFTQNELSSRKVMMTAPTRDKAQIIEMLSQLEEARRIEMTQTEPGMSMLSDIQLLVRRAVIGSVLSVTELNKIKNNIKVVNRYKTYIANLFEERELEIPMMYETFKRLPQVTELAESIQSKCDETTLFDHASPKLAEIRQEMNRINRRIKERLENIVRSSNNQKKLSDAIVTIRNGRQVIPVRSEYKQDFPGIVHDTSSSGQTFYIEPNSIVQLSTELSAVTHREQEEVERILYELTNEVAVHDNALTYSTEVLSDLDVLMAKAKYGNRNKMVMPNVVDTRTVDLPGAWHPLLPSDTVVKNNISFIGDTQTVIITGPNTGGKTVTLKTTGLIILMTQSGMMIPAREGAAISIFDEVFCDIGDEQSIEQSLSTFSSHMTNIVSILNEMTSDSFVMFDELGAGTDPSEGAALAMSILDTCLEQNVMTMATTHYPELKAYSYNRDRVMNASVEFDVETLSPTYRLLMGVPGKSNAFDIAKKLGLSLSIIKHARQMIHMDDAEIDNMIKSLERNAKQMEDDRIYTEQLKLEVQSLHNDLKKNFESYLTQKENLIERAKQDANKIVKNAEKEADALLKTLRNLKSNADIKENELIEKRSKLGKMYHETKIKADKKSTKNEVIAKGDHVKVLSYGQKGVILDVDGDEAVVQMGIIKMKLPLNELEKEAPPKEDKIRVVPRSNRQTIKMELDLRGERYEDALIKLEQYLDQALLSNYEQVTIIHGKGTGALQKGVQQYLRRSKAVSSFRGGMPAEGGFGVTVVELK, from the coding sequence ATGAATAAAAAAGCTTTAAATGTATTAGAATATAATAAAATCATTGAGCGTGTAGATGCATTCACACAAAATGAATTATCAAGCAGAAAAGTAATGATGACGGCACCAACGCGTGATAAAGCACAAATAATCGAAATGCTGTCACAACTGGAAGAGGCACGTCGAATCGAAATGACCCAGACAGAACCAGGTATGAGTATGCTAAGTGATATTCAGTTGCTCGTGCGTCGGGCAGTCATCGGCTCGGTGCTGTCAGTTACTGAACTCAATAAAATTAAAAATAATATAAAAGTTGTAAATCGCTATAAAACATATATTGCAAACTTGTTTGAAGAACGCGAACTTGAAATTCCGATGATGTATGAAACGTTTAAACGTTTACCTCAAGTTACAGAACTTGCAGAAAGCATTCAGTCGAAGTGTGATGAAACGACTTTATTTGATCATGCTTCGCCTAAATTAGCAGAGATTCGTCAGGAAATGAATCGTATTAATCGCCGTATTAAAGAGCGACTTGAAAATATTGTGCGCAGTTCAAATAATCAGAAAAAATTATCAGATGCAATTGTCACGATCCGTAATGGCCGTCAAGTAATTCCGGTACGTAGTGAATATAAGCAGGATTTTCCAGGTATCGTACATGATACTTCAAGTAGTGGGCAGACGTTTTATATTGAACCGAACAGTATCGTACAGCTTTCAACTGAGCTGAGTGCAGTGACACATCGTGAACAAGAGGAAGTTGAAAGGATTTTATACGAACTGACGAACGAAGTAGCCGTTCATGATAACGCACTGACATATTCTACTGAAGTGTTATCGGATTTAGACGTGTTAATGGCGAAAGCGAAATATGGTAATCGTAATAAGATGGTTATGCCGAATGTTGTAGACACAAGGACAGTTGATTTACCAGGTGCATGGCATCCGTTATTACCTTCAGACACTGTCGTTAAAAATAATATAAGTTTTATTGGGGACACACAAACTGTTATAATCACCGGTCCGAATACAGGTGGTAAAACTGTTACGTTAAAGACGACTGGCCTGATTATTTTAATGACGCAAAGCGGGATGATGATTCCTGCTCGTGAAGGTGCAGCAATCAGTATCTTTGATGAGGTGTTCTGTGATATCGGTGATGAACAGTCGATTGAGCAGTCACTTTCAACGTTCTCAAGTCATATGACAAATATCGTATCGATTTTAAATGAAATGACAAGTGATAGCTTCGTTATGTTTGACGAACTAGGAGCTGGTACAGATCCTAGTGAAGGTGCGGCACTTGCGATGAGTATACTGGATACGTGTCTTGAACAAAATGTAATGACGATGGCAACAACGCACTATCCTGAACTAAAAGCATACAGTTATAATCGAGACCGCGTCATGAATGCAAGTGTTGAATTTGATGTCGAAACTTTAAGTCCGACATACCGATTACTAATGGGTGTACCGGGTAAAAGTAATGCATTTGATATCGCGAAGAAGTTAGGCTTGAGTTTATCGATTATTAAACATGCACGCCAGATGATTCATATGGACGATGCAGAAATTGATAATATGATCAAAAGTTTAGAAAGAAACGCTAAACAGATGGAAGATGACCGTATATACACAGAACAGCTGAAGCTGGAAGTACAGTCACTGCATAATGATCTGAAGAAAAACTTTGAAAGCTATTTAACGCAGAAAGAAAACTTGATAGAACGCGCGAAACAGGATGCAAATAAAATTGTTAAAAATGCAGAAAAAGAAGCTGATGCATTGCTCAAAACATTGCGTAACTTAAAATCTAATGCTGATATTAAAGAGAACGAACTGATTGAAAAGCGTTCTAAGTTAGGTAAAATGTATCATGAAACGAAAATAAAAGCGGATAAGAAATCGACTAAAAATGAAGTTATAGCTAAAGGTGATCACGTTAAAGTACTCAGTTATGGGCAAAAAGGTGTGATTCTTGATGTCGATGGAGATGAAGCTGTTGTTCAGATGGGTATCATTAAGATGAAGCTGCCGTTAAATGAACTGGAAAAAGAAGCACCACCAAAAGAAGATAAAATTCGCGTCGTTCCTAGAAGCAATCGCCAGACGATTAAAATGGAACTAGACCTGCGTGGTGAACGTTATGAGGATGCACTTATTAAACTTGAGCAGTATTTAGATCAGGCACTTTTGAGCAACTATGAACAAGTAACGATTATTCACGGAAAAGGTACGGGTGCACTACAAAAAGGTGTGCAGCAATATTTACGTCGATCAAAAGCTGTATCGAGCTTCCGTGGAGGTATGCCGGCGGAAGGTGGATTCGGTGTTACAGTTGTTGAACTGAAATAA
- the trxA gene encoding thioredoxin: MALINATDSNFEENIKEGVTLVDFWAPWCGPCKMIAPVLEDLAKDVEGKANIVKVDVDENQATAAKFEVMSIPTLIVFKDGQAVDKIVGFQPKEQLQAVLAKHY; the protein is encoded by the coding sequence ATGGCTTTAATAAATGCAACAGATAGTAACTTTGAAGAAAATATTAAAGAAGGTGTAACATTAGTTGACTTCTGGGCACCTTGGTGTGGACCTTGTAAAATGATTGCACCTGTATTAGAAGACTTAGCAAAAGATGTTGAAGGTAAAGCGAACATCGTGAAAGTAGATGTTGATGAGAACCAGGCAACAGCTGCTAAGTTTGAAGTAATGAGTATTCCAACTTTAATCGTATTTAAAGATGGTCAGGCAGTGGATAAAATTGTTGGTTTCCAACCGAAAGAACAATTACAAGCAGTGCTTGCAAAACATTACTAA
- the sdhB gene encoding succinate dehydrogenase iron-sulfur subunit, giving the protein MAEKTIKLNIKRQKDATSAPYDETFVIPYRPNMNVIAALMEIQRNPINDRGEKTTPVTWDMNCLEEVCGACSMVINGKARQSCSAIIDTLEQPIRLEPMATFPVIRDLQVDRSKMFDNLKRVKAWVPIDGTYDLGAGPRMPEKKRQTAYELSKCMTCGVCLEVCPNVNKNSKFMGAQPISQVRLFNLHPTGSMNKDERIHALMGEGGLAECGNSQNCVTACPKGIPLTTSIAAMNREATFQMFKSFFGSDYQVH; this is encoded by the coding sequence ATGGCAGAAAAAACAATTAAATTAAATATTAAACGTCAAAAAGATGCAACAAGTGCACCTTATGATGAAACTTTCGTCATTCCTTACCGTCCAAACATGAACGTTATCGCAGCTTTAATGGAGATACAGCGTAATCCAATTAATGATCGTGGTGAAAAAACGACACCTGTTACTTGGGATATGAACTGTTTAGAAGAAGTATGTGGTGCATGTTCAATGGTAATTAACGGTAAAGCCCGTCAATCATGTTCTGCGATTATTGATACGTTAGAACAACCGATTCGTTTAGAACCGATGGCGACATTCCCGGTCATCCGTGACTTACAGGTAGATCGTTCGAAAATGTTCGATAACTTAAAGCGTGTTAAAGCGTGGGTTCCGATTGATGGAACATACGATTTAGGCGCAGGTCCTCGTATGCCTGAGAAGAAACGTCAGACAGCTTACGAATTATCTAAATGTATGACGTGTGGTGTATGTTTAGAAGTTTGTCCGAACGTTAACAAAAATTCTAAATTTATGGGTGCACAACCAATTTCACAAGTACGTTTATTTAACTTACATCCAACAGGAAGTATGAATAAAGACGAACGTATACATGCATTAATGGGTGAAGGTGGACTTGCTGAATGTGGTAACTCACAAAACTGTGTAACTGCATGTCCGAAAGGCATTCCTTTAACGACATCAATTGCAGCGATGAATAGAGAAGCAACATTCCAGATGTTCAAATCATTCTTCGGATCTGACTACCAAGTACATTAA
- a CDS encoding MarR family winged helix-turn-helix transcriptional regulator, translating into MDQQIIALEYELRRLADIIKNEGRQELIAYNITDIQFMAVQWIKETDAMTIGALSKHLNLAISSTSELVDQLVQKDFAVRKKDDEDKRKVNIHLTKKGQKLIDDVIIKRQKYLQSLVNCSEFDAPDYYAHTHALYRKTEEGEQIESTDRGH; encoded by the coding sequence ATGGATCAACAAATTATTGCTTTAGAATATGAATTGAGAAGATTAGCGGATATTATTAAAAATGAAGGGCGTCAGGAACTGATTGCCTATAATATTACGGATATTCAATTTATGGCAGTACAATGGATTAAAGAAACAGACGCAATGACAATTGGCGCGTTATCCAAACATTTAAATTTAGCTATTTCGTCCACTTCAGAACTCGTGGATCAACTCGTACAGAAAGACTTTGCAGTTAGAAAAAAAGACGATGAAGATAAACGAAAAGTAAACATTCATTTAACGAAAAAAGGGCAAAAGTTAATCGATGATGTTATTATAAAACGTCAGAAGTATTTACAATCACTCGTAAATTGTTCTGAATTTGATGCGCCAGATTATTATGCACATACGCATGCGCTTTACCGAAAAACAGAAGAAGGTGAACAAATTGAATCAACCGATAGGGGTCATTGA
- the sdhA gene encoding succinate dehydrogenase flavoprotein subunit, with translation MAKSNVIVVGGGLAGLMATIKVAESGTPVDLFSLVPVKRSHSVCAQGGINGAVNTKGEGDSPYIHFDDTVYGGDFLANQPPVKAMTEAAPGIIHLLDRMGVMFNRTPEGLLDFRRFGGTLHHRTAYAGATTGQQLLYALDEQVRKFEVEGLVTKYEGWEFLGTVIDDEGKARGIVAQNLTTSEIQSFKSDAVIMATGGPGIIFGKSTNSMINTGSAASVVYQQGAIYANGEFIQIHPTAIPGDDKLRLMSESARGEGGRVWTYKDGKPWYFLEEKYPDYGNLVPRDIATREIFDVCVNQKLGINGENMVYLDLSHKDAHELDVKLGGIIEIYEKFTGDDPRKVPMKIFPAVHYSMGGLWVDYDQMTNIPGLFAAGECDYSQHGGNRLGANSLLSAIYGGMVAGPNAIKYIKGLEKSYEDVPESIYQESVEREQKRFDALLNMKGTENAYKLHKELGEIMTANVTVVRHNDRLLETDKKIVELMERYHDIDMEDTALWSNQAVFFTRQLWNMLVLARVMTIGAYNRNESRGAHYKPEFPERNDEEWLKTTMAKFKGPKEAPEFSYAPVDVSLIPPRVRDYSKKSKGGK, from the coding sequence ATGGCAAAAAGTAACGTTATCGTTGTCGGTGGGGGACTAGCCGGTCTTATGGCAACAATTAAAGTGGCAGAATCAGGTACACCAGTTGATTTATTCTCACTTGTACCAGTGAAACGTTCACACTCTGTTTGTGCGCAAGGTGGTATTAACGGGGCAGTTAACACGAAAGGTGAAGGTGACTCACCTTATATTCACTTTGATGATACAGTTTACGGTGGAGATTTCTTAGCGAACCAACCACCTGTAAAGGCAATGACAGAGGCAGCACCTGGTATTATCCATTTATTAGACCGTATGGGTGTAATGTTCAACAGAACACCAGAAGGTTTACTTGATTTCCGACGTTTCGGTGGAACATTACATCACCGTACTGCATATGCAGGTGCAACGACAGGTCAGCAATTATTATATGCTTTAGATGAACAAGTACGTAAATTTGAAGTTGAAGGATTAGTTACGAAGTATGAAGGATGGGAATTTCTTGGTACTGTAATTGATGATGAAGGTAAAGCGCGTGGTATCGTAGCTCAGAACTTAACGACATCTGAAATTCAATCTTTTAAATCTGACGCAGTAATCATGGCTACAGGTGGACCAGGAATTATTTTCGGTAAATCTACAAACTCTATGATCAATACAGGATCAGCTGCATCGGTTGTTTATCAGCAAGGTGCAATTTATGCGAACGGTGAGTTTATTCAAATCCACCCTACAGCAATTCCTGGTGATGATAAATTGCGTTTAATGAGTGAATCGGCACGTGGTGAAGGTGGACGTGTCTGGACATATAAAGACGGTAAGCCTTGGTATTTCTTAGAGGAGAAGTATCCTGATTACGGTAACTTAGTACCACGTGATATCGCGACACGTGAAATCTTTGACGTATGTGTGAATCAAAAACTAGGTATTAACGGTGAAAACATGGTTTACCTTGATCTATCACATAAAGATGCGCATGAGCTGGATGTTAAACTTGGTGGTATCATCGAAATTTATGAGAAGTTTACGGGAGATGACCCACGTAAAGTACCAATGAAAATCTTCCCGGCAGTGCATTACTCAATGGGTGGATTATGGGTAGATTATGATCAGATGACGAATATCCCTGGATTATTTGCGGCTGGTGAATGTGATTACTCACAACACGGTGGTAACCGTTTAGGTGCAAACTCATTATTATCAGCAATTTATGGTGGTATGGTTGCAGGACCGAATGCAATTAAATATATTAAAGGTTTAGAAAAATCATACGAAGATGTTCCTGAATCGATTTATCAGGAATCAGTAGAAAGAGAACAAAAACGTTTCGATGCATTACTGAACATGAAAGGTACAGAAAATGCATATAAACTTCATAAAGAACTTGGTGAAATTATGACTGCGAACGTAACAGTTGTACGTCATAATGACAGACTTCTTGAAACAGACAAGAAGATTGTTGAACTTATGGAACGCTACCATGATATCGATATGGAAGATACAGCATTATGGAGTAACCAGGCTGTATTCTTTACACGTCAATTATGGAACATGTTAGTGTTAGCACGTGTAATGACGATCGGTGCATATAACCGTAACGAGTCACGTGGTGCACACTATAAGCCTGAATTCCCTGAGCGTAACGATGAAGAGTGGTTAAAAACAACGATGGCAAAATTCAAAGGTCCAAAAGAAGCACCAGAATTTTCTTATGCGCCAGTTGATGTAAGTTTAATTCCACCACGTGTACGTGATTACTCTAAGAAGTCTAAAGGGGGTAAATAG